Within the Bacillus pumilus genome, the region ATCAAGGACATAAATTAAAGCTGTCTATGCAAGTCCTTGTTCCTCAAAAGATTGATCAGGAAGCAAGTGTCAAAGACCCTACGAAAATCATTGAAACGAGCGGGGATTCTATGCATCAAATTTTCCGCACAACGGCGCTAAAAAGCCACCGCATTTTCGCGCAGCAGCTTAGGGTGTATTTATTTTCTGAGAAACTCATCAATGAGAATAATTTCGATCTCGTCATTAATCAATTCATTCGAGACAACGAAACGCGAAGAGGTAGCCTCGTCTTTATGACATCTGAGAAGCCTGGAGACATGCTCAAAATCAATGACGACGGACAGCCAGCCTCATCAACCTTATACGACCTTTCAGAAAATAGAAAAACGACCATTCGTATGTTCAAAACGGTCTCATTAGGAGATATTTCTTCAGCCATGCAGAACAATGTATCCTTTGCTGTTCCGAAAGTTAGCGTCGATCAAGGAAAATTGATACTCGACGGCGCCTCTATTATTAAGAACAGACGATTTCTCACCAATATCTCTCCGTTAGCGGTTCAGTCATACAATTTGTTAACTGGCGACGGAAAAGGCGGCGTCATTGAATTTAAATATGATCACAGCATCTATTCTTTTGAGATTTTCAAAATGAAGCATCATATCAAAACCCATAAATCAGCCAGTGGAAGATACCAATTTGATGTGTCAGTGACGCTTGATGGGCGATTGTCTGAAGATTGGAATGAACGTGAAAATGCTTTTAATGAAAAATATCTCCGAGAAATCGAAGGCGTTGTCAAACGTCGATTAGAAAGTGATGTGAAAGATTTCATCAAGGAATTACAGCATGAGATCAAAGCAGATATTTGCGGATTCTATCAAAAGGCGAGTATTGCCTACCCGAAGGATTTTCGAAAAGAAGCAAAACATTGGGATGAAATTTTTAGTGAATCAGATATTCATTACAAAGCAAAAGTGAAAATCCGTGACTTCGGGACTAAGGGCGCAACACAATCCTTATAGAGTATGTTAAAATGGTAAGAAAAAAAGGGTGTCAATCATGAAACGAGCTTTACTTTCGGCCGGCATTCTATTTTTGATTCTAGGAATACTCCTGTTAGTCGTTGTATTCATGCAATCAAAAGAAGATTTCTTCATTGAAGCCGACAGCTTTTCGAGCACATTTTTGATCGTGATCTATTATGGACAAACCCCTGCGCTCCTTCTGATAGGAGGCGGTATATTCGTCGGACTTTCACAGATCATTGGTTTGCAAGAGAAAAAGGCAGCATTGGCAAAGGAGAGCGTAAAGCTATTATCCGAGATGAAGAAAGCCCTAGAAGACAAATCGGCCGAGGAGCAGGAGGCTTTTCCAGTTCCTGAGCTCCATCAACTATCCGAACGTCCAATCACAGGACAGAAGGACTAAATTTACGCATGTTCTAGCAGCTTTCTTTTGAAAGCTGTTTTTTTATTTTATTGAATCAGCTTATGACGATGCGCATACACAGCCGCTTGCGTCCGGTCTTCTACATCGAGTTTGGAAAGAATGTTCGTAATATGTGTCTTCACTGTTTTAATTGTAATGAATAGTTCCTCAGCGATGACCTTATTCGATTTCCCATCGGCAATCAGCTTCAAGATTTCCATTTCCCTTGCTGTTAATGCATCATGAAGGATTGATCCATTTGAGGAATGACGAAGTTTATTCATCACCTTTCCAGCTACTTTTGATTCTAGTCTTGGTTCGCCGATACTTGCAGACCGAATGGCATCTGCAATTTCTCCTGCCTTGGATGTTTTTAATAAATAACTTAAAGCACCTGCCTCAATCACTGGATAAACTTTATCATCATCAATAAAGCTCGTCAGAACGATAATTCGAGCATCTTCAATTTCCTGACAAATTCTTTTCGTTGCTTCGATGCCATCCATGCCTTCCATGACAAGATCCATTAATATGACATCTGGCCGTAATTCAACTGCTAGCTCTACACCTTTTTGTCCATCTGACGCTTCACCAATGACTTCAATATCAGCTTGTGCCTCTAAAAAAGCAGCAAGCCCCATTCTCACCATTTCGTGATCGTCGATTAAAAGCACTCGAATCATCGAACGTTCTCTCCTTTTCCTTCATCAAAAATGGGAACCTTCACATCAATTTGTGTTCCTTTTCCTTCAAATGACATAATCTCTGCGACACCGCCTACTTCACTTGTTCTTTCACGAATGGATTCCAGTCCGTAGGAGGCCGTCTTCACATGATCTGTTTGAAAGCCGATGCCATTGTCGATAATCTTCAGCTGCACCTGCCGATTTCGAATAAGCAGACGCACTGTCACCTTTGTCGCCTTTGCATGTCTGAACACATTTGACAAGGCTTCCTGTACGATTCGGAAGAGGTGATCCTCTACCCCTTTTGACAGCGGAACATCATCTTCTATTTCCCAATCGATATCAATCGGCTGCTTTGCTTGAAATTCATTTAGGAGTTCAATCAAGCCTTTTTTCAAGTCTTTTCCTTCAAGGGTGATCGGTCTGAGATGTAGCAAAAGCGCTCGCATTTCATTCTGTGCATCGCCAGCCATTCGTTCGACTAGACGCATCTGCTTTAAAATCTTTTCATCCTTTTCCTTCATACCCTCAAGAATTGCAGAGGTCATCATTGAAATCGCAAACAACTGCTGGCTGACCGCATCATGCAGTTCTCGTGCTAGACGCTGACGTTCTTCTGAGACGACCGATTTTTTCATTTGCACCTGCCATTCAGCCCGTTCATTCGAGAGCTTTTGCAAAGAGGCTACTTGACCTTCCACTCGTTTTGCCATTTCATTTAATTGGTCTGCTGCTAAGCCAATTTCATCGTCGCCAAGAGACGGCAGTCTGTATGCAAAGTTCCCATTTTCAAACTTTAAAATCGACTCTACAAGCTGATCAAGACGCTTTTTATGCTGATAACCAAATACATGTGAGGCAGAAAACCCAATGGCAAGACTAATGATCAGTAAAATACAAAAAAACGGGATGCCGAACCAGCGGGTAGAGAGGAGAATCATCGGATCAAGCTGGTAATAAAAAAACATGGGCAGCATCGTCATGATGACAACACCAAGCGAGATCCCTACTCCAAGACGAATAGATTGCCACTGGATACCTAGATGGAGTTTCCTCATAAGTATCTCACATCCACATCTCCGATCAGTAAAGAGATGGAGATTTTCACTTTACGTTTGCTCTCATCATAATTGTCGGTCATCACATACACTTTACTGCCGAATCCGCTTCTTTTTTCATCAATAATTTTCATATCACCAATGGCAGCCGAAGCGCTCACACATACTTCAATATCCTGCGGAACGAAAATATCCACATCTCCGATGAGCCCGCTTATCACGATCGTGCTCTCTTCTTCTGCGATAATGGCTTTTGATAAATCGATTTTGACATCCCCAATAAAACCAGAAATCGTCAAATCACTTAATTGAAACGGCTTTTTCATCAGTCTGACTTCACCGATAAAGAAATCATGCTCCTTGTGCGGCTTTGTCTGGCTCTTTGTTTTCTTTTGCTCGCCCTCTTTTTCAAGATTGACTTTCAGAGAAGGTTTATCGTTCTCCGGTGCTTCCTTTTTATCGATATCAAAAACGGGTTTGTTTTTCAATAAGCGATAGCCGGCATAGATCAAAAAGGCGGCAAATAAATATCCTGTGAGGCTAAATGTAATATTGAGCAGGAATTTTAAAAAGAGAAAGCCGGCAAAAATATAGGAAACTGAACCGAGCCAACGTTTGGATCTCGAGTGCAGCCAATAGCCCGCAAGCGCAAAAAACACAGGCCAAAACAAATCGGCTCCGATCCCAATAATTTTGAGAAATAGATTAATACCAAAAATCACGACAATGATGCCTAAAATTTGATTCCTTGAAAAACGCAGTTGACTCGCCTCCTTCCTTTGTTTCGTTCATTACCGCAGCTTTAAGTTTCCACTTGTCATTTCAATATCGACTAAATGTGTCCCTTTTCCCCGCGTACCTGTAAAGCCCCGTCCTTCACTATCTGCTTGATCAAAGTGATAGGTGTGGTCGACACTTCCACTTGTTTTTTTCACTTGGACATTAAAATCTCCTTCATCTGGCAGGTTAAATTTTGCGCTGCCTGATGTCATATGAAAGGAGACAGGTGATTCAATGGTATCAAAGCTTGCCGTCAATCTACCACTCGTCATTTCTAGCTGCATTTCGCCTTTGACATCTTTAATATCGACACGGCCTGAGGTTGCTCCAATATCGCTATTTTTCGCATCAATGTGAGACGCAGAGAGTCTGCCAGATGTCGCTTTGATTTCTACATTGTTTGCTGAGAAATTCTCAGCATTAAGGTTTCCGCTTGTTGATTTGAGGATCACATCTTCAAGAGAAAGCTTCCCTTCGCCGTCGATCTCACTGACCCCGCTTCCACCCGTAATCTTCACATTTTTATGATAATCTGTTGGGATTTTAACTAAGAGTTCTCCTTTTTCAAATGAAGTGAAAAACAAGAATCCTTTATTTTCAGCACGGACGTTAAATGTACTACCTGTTTGTTCCGCATACATTTTCCCTTTTCCACCTACGACCATCACGGAAATATCGGAACGATTTTCAGGCTGTACCTTCACGCGAAATCCAGAAAGAGAAATATCTAATTGATCAATTTCATCTTTTTTTGCTGAAGCCGTTGTGACTGGTTTTTCACGGGAGAAACTCAAATGAAAGAGATTTTCGTTTTTGAAAAGCATCCCAATCATTAAAAAGACACCTACGAGTATACAAATTAGACCAATTAATCGCTTCATTCATACCATCCCTTTATCTTCTGACCTTTTCATTATAAGGAAAAGCGAAACAGAAAGAAATCAAATATCGGAAGAAAAATCCTGCTTTTCTTCCGATTTGTCATTGATTTCTTAGTTTGCTTGCTGCTGCTCAGGCTTCTTCTCTAGCTTGAGCTTCTGCCATTCTTTTTCCACCTCATCGGCATAGTTTAAGTGAGCATATGCTCCTTGATCTGCAAATTGTGCATAGCTGCCTGCTTTTGTCTCCATTTCTTCGATACGGTTCTCCATTCGAAGAAATTCTTTATATGCACTTTCACTATCTACTTTATTCATAGATTCGTTCATATGCTGCTTTGCCTGTGCGGCATTTGCTCTTGCTATGAGCGCCTGCTTCTTGTCTTTAATATCACGCAGCTTCGTTTCTAACTGCTGCATTTGCTCTTTTAGTTCTTTTAGTTGTTTCACAGATTGCTGATAAGCTTCCTGATATTCCTGATGCTTTTCTTCAAAATACTTCATTTCTGTGAGCGCTTTTCGTGCTAACTCTTCTTCTCCTGCGTGAAATGCCAGCTCAGCCTGCTTCTTTCTTTTTTCAGCAAATGCTTCCGTCTCTTCTGCTTTGCGCAGGAAACCTTGTTGTATCGTCTGCTGTTTGATGATCGCATGTTTCGCTTTGGCAATATCGTCCTCCATATCACGAACGTACTGATTTAGCATGACACGCGGATTCTCCATTTTATCTAAGCCCTCATTGACCGTTGCAACAAACATATCTCTCATTCTTCTAAATACCATTTGAATTTCCTCCTCTTATTTTTTCTTTAAAAAGTCTTCCCATTCTTGATCAAATGACGTGTGCATAGGTTCTTCCATTTTCGGTGACGTGTTTGGTTCCATATATGATCTGCTTGATGATCCTTTTGCCACTTCACCATTGATCATCCTCCAGCCGAAGTAGAGAAGCCCCCCAGCTAGGGCGATTCCAAGGATAAATGGCAGACCTTGCACAACGATCATGACACCAATGACGGCAAGAATGATGCCGAAAGTTTTACTGCCTTTCTCGTATTTCTTTACACCTACATAGATGAGCCACGCCCCAATCAGAATCGGGATCAGCCCTCCTAGCGAACCACCGAAGAAGATGGATAGACCGACAAACATTAAAATCGAACCGATGATGGTTTTACTTGTTATTTTCATCTTCATGCCTCCTTTCTTGCTCCTTGCCTTTACTATAGTCAAAAAAGAAAGCTGGCAAAACGTGTCGCAGATTGATCTTTCATTGCGACCAGAGTCGTAACTTCGCTCAGACTGAGCGGTAGAATCCAATAAAAAAGCACTCTTCAATGAGAAGAGTGCTCAGATTGTTGACAATGCGCTAAAATGATCTTGATTTTAGCCCTTTGTCTTCTTTTCAGCGTGATAGAAAACCTTTGAAGTCTGGGAAGGACGAGCACCGGCGCACAGTCCTGACAACGAGTGCGAAGGTTTGTTTACACGCTGAAACACTTTTCAATGAGAAGAGTGCTTTTCTTTAATTAGACCGAAATACGTTTGCACTTCGTTCATATTCGACATCTGCTTCACCGAGCCGATGATTCACGATTCGGGCGGCTGCAAATAAATAGTCAGATAGCCGGTTTACATACGTGAGCGCAACTGGTGGAATCTCCTCCTCCTTCGCAAGCGTCACCATCTGCCGCTCTGCTCTTCTGACGACTGTGCGCGCCACATGTAAGAGAGCTGCACCTTCCTGACCGCCTGGTAAAATAAATTTCGTGAGCGGCTCGGCTTCTTCTACATAGACATCCATTCTTTGCTCAAGGACTGCTACAGATGCTTCAGTTAATTTACCTTCTTTCGGTAGTTTCACTGCTGCTAAATCACCGCCGCAGTCAAACAGCTCGTGCTGTATCACAATCAGCTCTGACATAATGTCTTGAAACAATTCACCATGCTGACGTAATTTTGCATGTGCGAGTCCAATGAAACTATTCGCCTCATCTAACGTGCCGTAAGCCTCTACCCTCACATCATCTTTATCAGTTCTGCCGCCGATCAAGCCTGTTTGACCTTGATCGCCTGTTTTTGTATAAAGTTTCAACGGTTTTCCCCCTTTTCTACTGCTTTGTCCTTTTAGTATAACCTGAAGTGAAAAGAATTTATTTGTTTAACTTTGAAACACTTTTGATCAAACCTTCTTCATTTCCACTAAACGTGTTGAATGATGAAACATCCCGATTTATAATAGATGTAAGCGCTTTTCAATTATGACAGATGGGTGGGATGTATGTGACTTTACAAAATAAAGTAGCAATTATTACAGGTGCTAGCAGAGGGATCGGCCGTGCCATTGCAGAGGCACTTGCTGGAGAAGGGGCGCGCGTCGTTATCAATGGAACGAACGAACTGTTGCTACAAGATGTTTGTTCATCACTAAATAAAGAAGAGAAACGAGCCATTTATGTTGCTGGTGATGCTAGTTTACCAGAGACATCGGCTGCTCTTGTAGAACAAGCGAAAACACATTTTGGACAAATTGATCTGTTGGTGAACAACGCCGGTATCAATTTACGGAAATCTACAGTGGAGACCTCCCTTGAGGAATGGAAACGATTAATTGATATTAATTTGACTGGCACGTTCCTGATGTGCCAAGCTGTCATCCCTGAGATGATCAAACAAAAGAGCGGAAAAATTGTCAACATGAGTTCTACAACTGGCAAAACCCCTCATCAAAATGCATCGCCTGCATACGGCGCTTCAAAAGCTGGTATCAACTATTTAACGATGCATCTTGCGAAAGAATTAGCTGAGCATCATATCCATGTCAATGCTGTCTGCCCAGGTCCAATTGAAACAGACATGAGCAAGCAATGGAGCGATGAATACCGCCGTTCTGTTTTAGACAGAATTCCTTTGAAACAAATTGGAACACCAGAACAGGTCGCACATGTCGTGACATTTTTAGCCTCTGACCAGTCTGATTTCATCACAGGAGAAACCATCAATATGAATGGTGGAACGTATATGAACTAGAAAAAAAGAGCCTTCACTTACAGGCTCTTTTTCTTTTCAAATGAATTTTCTCTCGTACCAGATAGCATGATCGCCTGTCTAATGGCTTCCTCCATGCTCGCAGAATCAGCCTTTCCTGTTCCTGCGATATCAAATGCTGTCCCATGATCGACACTTGTACGAATAATCGGGAGCCCGACTGTAATGTTGACACCTGATTCTAAACCAAGCACTTTAATCGGTCCATGCCCTTGATCATGATACATTGCCACAACAATATCAAAATCACCTCTCGTCGCCCTAAAGAACAAGGTATCAGCCGGAAGCGGTCCAAACACTTGAATTCCTTCCCGCTGCGCCCGTTCAACCGCTGGAATGACCTTCTCCTCTTCCTCTCCGTTTCCAAACAGCCCATTCTCGCCAGCATGCGGATTAATCCCGCATACAGCAATCCTAGGGGCAGAGATTCCAGAACGGACGAGTGTGTCATGAGCCAATTTAATTGTTGTGTATACACGCTCGGCATTAATTTTTAAAATAGCATCCATTAACCCAATATGTGTGGTGACATGCACTACCTTTAAGTTAGGAGCTGCCAGCATCATCGCATAATCTTCTGTACCCGTCAGGTCTGCTAAAATTTCTGTATGACCTGGGTACATATGACCTGCTTTATGAAGGGCTTCTTTGTTTAGCGGCGCTGTACAAATGCCTTTAATTCTGCGGTCATTCGCAAGGGTAATGGCTTTTTCAAGATACCGGAAAGCCGCATTCCCTGCTTCTTTTGATATGTCCCCAATCGGTATCTCACTTGTTAACAGCTCAAGGTCTAGGCAGGGAACAGCTCCAGCTTTGACTTGCTCCGCTTCCTCTGGTTCTGTGATCCTCACAATCTCTATATTTGCCTTCACAAAGTCTTTCGCCCTATTTAATATACTCGTGTCTCCAATCACAAATAGAACGGCTTCTTCATGTAAACGGGTTTGCTGAAAAGCTTTTAAGATAATTTCAGGACCAACACCAGCCGCATCTCCCATCGTTACAGCAATGATTGGTTTTGACATTCGACTTCCCCCTCTATGTTTTTCAGTACTTCTATCGCATGGAGTACTGAATCTTTTTGACCGTAAGCCCCTGCTTTTGTGACCGCATATAAATTGGTATCGACGAGCTGTCCGAGCGGGATGCCAGGTTCAATTTCTTTCAGCAGCCGAATACCTGCTGCGCCCAGTTCCTGACAAATTGCCCTCGCTGTATCTCCGCCAGTTAGAAAAAGACGTGTGATTCCTGATAATTGAACAATGTCTTTCGTAATCCTTCCAAGACAGACGGACAAAGCACTACCAACTTCTTGCCTTGACAGCCCCTTAGTTTCCCCATAAGCAAGCATCTTTTCAACTATTTCCGGCCTGGCATCTGTGTAAAGAAGAATGTCTTCGTTCTGATGCGTGCGCAGTTGATCGAGCACTGATTTTCGCTCCCATGCTTCACGACCGTTTAATATGTTTAGCGGGTTCACCTTCACTTCAAGACAATGATGTGTTTCCCTTACATAAGCAAACTGCTTGTTTGTTTTTTGAGAGGCACTCCCTGATACGATAAGGACAGGCCTATGTTTTTTAAGTTGAGAAGCCTCTCTCTTTTTTTCGACAGAAGCCGCTAATGCACCAGCCAGTCCAGCCGAGCCAACCCATAGTAATCTTTTCTCCATCTTCATAAACAACTCAACAATTTGCGCGAGATCACCGCTCGTTTCTGCATCACACACAAACCATTGGTGACCATGCTTTAATAAGGAAGACACCTCGTCACTCGTTTCTTTCAGCTCTGCACTGATTGTTTGTTGAGTAAGATTTTTGGGCGTGACGTTCGTCTGCTCGGCAATTAAACCTGAAATGCTGGACGTCAAAACTGGTGTTTTCGGATCGTTTGCTGCTTCTGATAAATGAACAGGTACGCCATCCACATAATGAATGCCATAGGCTGTTGTTCTTTTTGCATCGGGGTAGGCAGGTGCGATAACTGCCGCATCAAATTGACCAATGTCCATTAGTGCTTGCAGCTCAATTCCTATATTTCCTCTTAACGTAGAATCTATTTTTTTAAAGAAAAGGTGCGATTCATCTTGGAGAAATGGCTGCACCATTTGGCTGA harbors:
- a CDS encoding Ger(x)C family spore germination protein, which produces MKKKAACALLTLVLLSGCWDSTNIEELNMAIGFAVDKGDQGHKLKLSMQVLVPQKIDQEASVKDPTKIIETSGDSMHQIFRTTALKSHRIFAQQLRVYLFSEKLINENNFDLVINQFIRDNETRRGSLVFMTSEKPGDMLKINDDGQPASSTLYDLSENRKTTIRMFKTVSLGDISSAMQNNVSFAVPKVSVDQGKLILDGASIIKNRRFLTNISPLAVQSYNLLTGDGKGGVIEFKYDHSIYSFEIFKMKHHIKTHKSASGRYQFDVSVTLDGRLSEDWNERENAFNEKYLREIEGVVKRRLESDVKDFIKELQHEIKADICGFYQKASIAYPKDFRKEAKHWDEIFSESDIHYKAKVKIRDFGTKGATQSL
- the liaH gene encoding stress responsive protein LiaH, translating into MVFRRMRDMFVATVNEGLDKMENPRVMLNQYVRDMEDDIAKAKHAIIKQQTIQQGFLRKAEETEAFAEKRKKQAELAFHAGEEELARKALTEMKYFEEKHQEYQEAYQQSVKQLKELKEQMQQLETKLRDIKDKKQALIARANAAQAKQHMNESMNKVDSESAYKEFLRMENRIEEMETKAGSYAQFADQGAYAHLNYADEVEKEWQKLKLEKKPEQQQAN
- a CDS encoding LiaG family protein, with the translated sequence MKRLIGLICILVGVFLMIGMLFKNENLFHLSFSREKPVTTASAKKDEIDQLDISLSGFRVKVQPENRSDISVMVVGGKGKMYAEQTGSTFNVRAENKGFLFFTSFEKGELLVKIPTDYHKNVKITGGSGVSEIDGEGKLSLEDVILKSTSGNLNAENFSANNVEIKATSGRLSASHIDAKNSDIGATSGRVDIKDVKGEMQLEMTSGRLTASFDTIESPVSFHMTSGSAKFNLPDEGDFNVQVKKTSGSVDHTYHFDQADSEGRGFTGTRGKGTHLVDIEMTSGNLKLR
- a CDS encoding cob(I)yrinic acid a,c-diamide adenosyltransferase, whose protein sequence is MKLYTKTGDQGQTGLIGGRTDKDDVRVEAYGTLDEANSFIGLAHAKLRQHGELFQDIMSELIVIQHELFDCGGDLAAVKLPKEGKLTEASVAVLEQRMDVYVEEAEPLTKFILPGGQEGAALLHVARTVVRRAERQMVTLAKEEEIPPVALTYVNRLSDYLFAAARIVNHRLGEADVEYERSANVFRSN
- a CDS encoding response regulator — encoded protein: MIRVLLIDDHEMVRMGLAAFLEAQADIEVIGEASDGQKGVELAVELRPDVILMDLVMEGMDGIEATKRICQEIEDARIIVLTSFIDDDKVYPVIEAGALSYLLKTSKAGEIADAIRSASIGEPRLESKVAGKVMNKLRHSSNGSILHDALTAREMEILKLIADGKSNKVIAEELFITIKTVKTHITNILSKLDVEDRTQAAVYAHRHKLIQ
- a CDS encoding SDR family NAD(P)-dependent oxidoreductase encodes the protein MTLQNKVAIITGASRGIGRAIAEALAGEGARVVINGTNELLLQDVCSSLNKEEKRAIYVAGDASLPETSAALVEQAKTHFGQIDLLVNNAGINLRKSTVETSLEEWKRLIDINLTGTFLMCQAVIPEMIKQKSGKIVNMSSTTGKTPHQNASPAYGASKAGINYLTMHLAKELAEHHIHVNAVCPGPIETDMSKQWSDEYRRSVLDRIPLKQIGTPEQVAHVVTFLASDQSDFITGETINMNGGTYMN
- a CDS encoding four-carbon acid sugar kinase family protein, encoding MTNDLLKKGANLEQKVIIMADDLTGANDTGVQFVKAGLTASVLFQSSFGDIDQYKEDVLIVDTDSRSMSSENAYNEVSQMVQPFLQDESHLFFKKIDSTLRGNIGIELQALMDIGQFDAAVIAPAYPDAKRTTAYGIHYVDGVPVHLSEAANDPKTPVLTSSISGLIAEQTNVTPKNLTQQTISAELKETSDEVSSLLKHGHQWFVCDAETSGDLAQIVELFMKMEKRLLWVGSAGLAGALAASVEKKREASQLKKHRPVLIVSGSASQKTNKQFAYVRETHHCLEVKVNPLNILNGREAWERKSVLDQLRTHQNEDILLYTDARPEIVEKMLAYGETKGLSRQEVGSALSVCLGRITKDIVQLSGITRLFLTGGDTARAICQELGAAGIRLLKEIEPGIPLGQLVDTNLYAVTKAGAYGQKDSVLHAIEVLKNIEGEVECQNQSLL
- the liaS gene encoding two-component system sensor histidine kinase LiaS yields the protein MRKLHLGIQWQSIRLGVGISLGVVIMTMLPMFFYYQLDPMILLSTRWFGIPFFCILLIISLAIGFSASHVFGYQHKKRLDQLVESILKFENGNFAYRLPSLGDDEIGLAADQLNEMAKRVEGQVASLQKLSNERAEWQVQMKKSVVSEERQRLARELHDAVSQQLFAISMMTSAILEGMKEKDEKILKQMRLVERMAGDAQNEMRALLLHLRPITLEGKDLKKGLIELLNEFQAKQPIDIDWEIEDDVPLSKGVEDHLFRIVQEALSNVFRHAKATKVTVRLLIRNRQVQLKIIDNGIGFQTDHVKTASYGLESIRERTSEVGGVAEIMSFEGKGTQIDVKVPIFDEGKGENVR
- the liaF gene encoding cell wall-active antibiotics response protein LiaF, which encodes MRFSRNQILGIIVVIFGINLFLKIIGIGADLFWPVFFALAGYWLHSRSKRWLGSVSYIFAGFLFLKFLLNITFSLTGYLFAAFLIYAGYRLLKNKPVFDIDKKEAPENDKPSLKVNLEKEGEQKKTKSQTKPHKEHDFFIGEVRLMKKPFQLSDLTISGFIGDVKIDLSKAIIAEEESTIVISGLIGDVDIFVPQDIEVCVSASAAIGDMKIIDEKRSGFGSKVYVMTDNYDESKRKVKISISLLIGDVDVRYL
- the pdxA gene encoding 4-hydroxythreonine-4-phosphate dehydrogenase PdxA, translating into MSKPIIAVTMGDAAGVGPEIILKAFQQTRLHEEAVLFVIGDTSILNRAKDFVKANIEIVRITEPEEAEQVKAGAVPCLDLELLTSEIPIGDISKEAGNAAFRYLEKAITLANDRRIKGICTAPLNKEALHKAGHMYPGHTEILADLTGTEDYAMMLAAPNLKVVHVTTHIGLMDAILKINAERVYTTIKLAHDTLVRSGISAPRIAVCGINPHAGENGLFGNGEEEEKVIPAVERAQREGIQVFGPLPADTLFFRATRGDFDIVVAMYHDQGHGPIKVLGLESGVNITVGLPIIRTSVDHGTAFDIAGTGKADSASMEEAIRQAIMLSGTRENSFEKKKSL